TTACGTCTGTTGATAGCTACAACATAAATCGATAACCAATCCCTGTTTCGGTCAACAGATGGCTTGGGCGCGCCGGATCGCTTTCCAGTTTCTGACGCAAATGCCCCATATAAATCCGCAGATAGTGGCTGTGCTCCACGGCATTTGGCCCCCAAACCTGGTTGAGCAACTGGCGCTGAGTCAGCACTTTACCGTGGTTATTTAACAGCGTGGCGAGCAGGCGAAATTCAATCGGAGTGAGGTGAATCTCCGCCCCCTCGCGTGTAATGCGCCGCGAGGCGAGATCAACGGTGATAGTAGAAAACTGATAAACCGGATCGGGCTGCGCAAGGCTTGCATGGCGGCGCAGCACCACGCGCAAACGCGCCTGTAATTCACCAATGCCAAACGGTTTACTGAGATAGTCATCGGCTCCGGCATCCAGCGCATCAATTTTAACTTGTTCATCGCTGCGAGCAGAAAGTACCACAATCGGCGT
This genomic window from Buttiauxella gaviniae contains:
- the kdpE gene encoding two-component system response regulator KdpE, whose product is MISVLIVEDEKEIRRFLRTALEGESLRVHEADTLQRGLLEAATRKPDLVILDLGLPDGDGIDFIRDFRQWSQTPIVVLSARSDEQVKIDALDAGADDYLSKPFGIGELQARLRVVLRRHASLAQPDPVYQFSTITVDLASRRITREGAEIHLTPIEFRLLATLLNNHGKVLTQRQLLNQVWGPNAVEHSHYLRIYMGHLRQKLESDPARPSHLLTETGIGYRFML